GCGGGGAAAGGACGCATGGCGGCAGGTCCCAGGCGCGCGCGACAGGAGGAGGGGTGGGGGCTCGGGGCGAGCCTCGTGGTGGCGCTCGTCCTGCTGGTCCTGTCCGTGGTGGCGCTCCTGCTGATGCGCGCCTCCGTGCAGTCGCGGGTGATGGAGCGCTCGCTGGACCTGCAGGAGGTGGGGCTGCTGGGGCGGGCCTTCAGCGACAAGGTGTCCCTGGCCAACAGCGCGCTGCTGGCGGGCGGGCAGTCGCTCCCCCGGGACACGGCGCAGGCACGGCGGCGCTTCCTGGGCACCGCGGAGCGGCTGTCCGCGCGGCTGGACACTCCCGAGGACGAGGCGTTGGTGTGGGAGGTGCGCGCCGCGGAGCAGGAGCACGAAGCGGCGCTGCGCGCGCTCGTGGGCGCCCAGACGCCCCAGGAGCAGAAGCAGGCGCGCGAGCGGCTCGCGCGGGCCCATGGACATGTGCGCGAGGCGCAGGCCCAGCTGGAGCGCAAGGTGCAGGAGCGGCTGGCCGTGGAGAACCGGACCTCGGTGCGGGTGGACCGGTGGGAGACGGCGCTGCTGCTCCTTGCCTGCCTGCTGGGGCTGACGGTGGCGGGGGGGCTGGCGTGGGTGCTCCACCGTCGGCTCCACCCGCTCCGGCGCGAGGCGGCAGCCAGCGCGCACCGCTTCCAGGCGCTGGTGGAGGGCGTGCGCGACTACGCCCTGGTGCTGCTGGACGCGCGCGGGCGGGTGGCCAGCTGGAACCCGGGTGCGGAGCGCATCAAGGGCTGGAGCGAGGCGGAGATATTGGGCCGCCCCAAGTCCGTCTTCTACACGTCCGAGGATGCGGCGGCGGGCAAGCCGGAGCGGGAACTGTCCCGGGCCCTCCAGGAGGGGCGGCTGCACACGGAGGGCTGGCGGCAGCGCAAGGACGGCTCGCGCTTCTGGGCGGAGGTGTCCATCACCGCGCTGCGCGACGAGGACGGCCATCCCCAGGGCTTCTCCGTGGTGACGCGCGACATCACCGAGCAGCGGCGCCAGGAGCGGGTGCAGGAGTTGCTGGCGGAGGCCGGCCGCGTCTTCCACCAGTCCCTGGACCCCGACCTGACGGCGGCGGAGGTGGCGCGGCTGCTGGTGCCCGAGGTGGCGGACGGCTGCATCCTCTATCTGCTCACGCCCGCGGGCGAACTGCGGCCCCGGGCGGTGACGCACGTGCAGCCCGAACGCGAGGAGAGCCTGTGGGAGGCCCTGCGGCGGTTTCCGCCCCGCTTGGGCATGCCTCCGGTCGTCTGGGAGGTGATGCGCACCGGGCGCTCACGGATGGACGTGGAGGTGGAAGTGGACGACCTGGCGGCCTCCGCGGAGACCGACGACCACCGGCTGCTCATCGAGCGCATCGCCATCGGCTCCTCCATGGTGGTGCCCCTGCGCGCGGGCAGCGAGACGCTGGGCGCCTTCGTGCTGCTGACGGCCCGGGGCCACCGCCGCTTCACGCAGGCGGACCAGGTGCTGGTGGAGGAGCTGGCGGGCCGCGCGGCGCTGGCCCTGGAGAACACGCGGCTCCTGCGCGAGGCGCGCGAGGCGGTGGACCTCATCGCCGTCACCGCGCACGACCTGGGCAATCCCTTGCAGGCGCTGCAATTGCTGCTCAGCAAGGTGCAGCGCTCGCAGGAGGCGGGCCGTGACGAGGACGTGCGGCAGGGATTGGTGGTGGCGCGCGGTCAGGCCCAGCGGCTGGGACAGCTGCTCCACAACCTGCTGGACCTGTCGCGGCTGTCCTCCGGCAAGCGGCTGCTGGACGCGGCGCCCATGGACCTGGGGGAGCTGGCGCGCGAGGTGGTGGAGCGCTTCGCGGATGCCGCCGTGGAGGCGGGCTGCGACCTGCGGCTGGAGGTGGAGGACGGGCAGGTGGGGCAGTGGGACCGCATCCGACTGGACCGGGTGGTGACCAATCTCTTGTCCAACGCGCTGAAGTTCGGCCGGGGCCACCCGGTGACGGTGTCGGTGTCGGCGCTGGACGCGGACCACTCCCGGCTGAGGGTGCGCGACGAGGGCGTGGGCATCGCGCCGGAGGCCCAGCGCCGCGTCTTCGAGCGCTTCGAGCGGGAGCGCGCCGCGCGGACGAAGGCCGGCTACGGACTGGGGCTCTACATCGCCCGCCAGCTGGTGGAGGCGCACGGCGGAGTCATCCGCCTGGAGAGCGTGCCGGGGCAAGGCGCCACCTTCACGGTGGACCTGCCGCGCGTGCCCCGGCTGATGGAGGAGACGTCGGTGGCGGAGTCGCCTCCGCTCCACCCGTGACGCCCGCTAGAGGTGCAGCGAGGGCACGGGGGCGACGAGGCCGGGCTGGATGGGGAAGTCCGCGGGCAGCTTCTCGCGCTCCTCCAGCCGCTCGAACTCCAGCGAGTCGTGCGCGCAGAACACCGTCACCTGTTCGCCGTGGCGCTGCACCAGCTCGCGCAGCCGGCGCAGGTTGTACCAGCGCATCCACCCGTCCTTCTGCATCAGCTTCTGGTAGGCGCGCAGGCCGGCGGTGCACCGGTAGCGGTCCAGGTCCATCTCGCCATGGTAGAAATAAGCGTCGCCCGCGTGCAGCAGCCACCCCTCCCCGGTGTCGATGGCCACGCCCGCGTGTCCCAGCGTGTGGCCCACGAGCGGCACCAGCAGGATCTCCGGCGGCAGTCCGGTGAGCTCGCGCACGCAGTCGAAGCCGAACCAGCCTTCACCCCGGTGGGGGACGTAGGTCTCCCAGCGCGTCTCCTTGGACCACTGCATCGGGCGGAAGCGCGCGCGGTCCAGCCAGGTCTTCTGCGCGGTGGCCACGCGGTACTCGTCCGCCAGCACGTGCACGCGCGCGTGGGGGAAGTCATCCAGGCCGCCCGCATGGTCGAAGTCCAGGTGCGTGAGGACGATGTCGCGCACGTCGCTGGCCTGGAAACCCATGCGTTCCAGTTGGCGGATGGCGGTGGACTCCTCCGCCAGGGCGGGGCGGCAGAGCACGTCCCGGAACAGGCCGTTGAGCCGCACGCGAGGCGCGTACACGTCATTGAGGCCGTAGCCGGTGTCCACCAGCACCAGGCCGCGTGGCGTCTCCAACGCCAGACAGTGGCAGGTGAGCGCCGCCGGGCCGGTGAAGCCGCGCCGCCCATCCATGAGCCGCCGGCCGGGCGGGCACATCGTGGTGCAGTTCAGGTGGTGGATGCGCATGGCGGCTCCGCTCCCAATCAAAGGCGGCGGCTGTCCGGCGGCGAGTGGATCGACGCGGGAAGCCCCCTTCCGTTCGTTCAGGGCAAAAGTGCGCCGTGGGCTCCGTGGGAGGAATCACCGCTCCCGGACAGGACAAGGGCTCGCCCGCCCGGGGGGCGTCAAACGCCACTCAGGGGGCGGAAGACTGCCCGGCCGCTTCCCCTTCGAGCGATGGAGCCGACATCAGCACCAGCGCCTCCGCGTCAGCGACCGGACGGTGCTCGATGCCGCGGGGGATGATGAGCAACTCGCCTTCCTCCAGGTCCACGGTGCGCTCGCGCAACTCCACCCGCAGGGTCCCCCGGGTGACGAAGAACAGGGCATCGCCGGTGGCGTGCCGGCACCAGGGGCCGGTGCCCGTCAGCCGCACCAGGTGCACGGGCTGGCCGTGGAGCATGCCCACGGACCGGGCAATGCCAGGCGCCGGCAGGTCGGTGGAGGCGTGGGCCAGGTTCACCTTCTCCACGGGGGGAAGGGACGCGGAGGCAGGCGGGGCACGGCGGCGAGAATCCCAGCGAGGGGGACGGCCACCGGCGAGGGGTGGGGTCCGGAGAATCGTGCTCATGCGACAGGGACTCCTTCAGGGGGGACGCAGTCCCACCCCCTCATGGGTTGTCTTTCTTTCTGCCAGAAACAGGGCCTGTGTTTCACCCCCTGCCACGGGGGCCGGTCCGGTATCCGACGGATGGCGCGGGTAAGATAGGGATTGCTCCGCCGGCATGCCGGACCCCGGGTGTCCACTGCCGGAGATTTCACCGTGCAGTGACGAACGGGCGGCCCCGGGGGGCGGCGGGGGCCGGAGCCGCTGCCCCCTAGCGTCCCTGGCGCCGCGCGTCCCGGCGCGAGGCTTCCGGGGACGCTTTCCATATGCGCCACATCGTTCCGGTCCGTGCGGCACGGGCCCTGCCGGCGTTCGTGCTCCTCGTGGCGGCCATGGCCCACGCGGACGGACCGCCCACGCGCGAGGAATACTTCCGCTACGTGCCGCTTTCGTATCCGCGCATCGTGAGACAGACGGAGGCGAGTGTCGCCCTGTCGCTCTACGGCGACCCGAACGACCCGGCCTGGCGGGACGAAGCCCCGCGCGACGGTGTGGATGACACGCGCCATCAGGTCCTCCAATCCCTGGCGGTCCGCTTCGCGCCGTTCATGGTGAAGAACACCTACACCTTTCCCTCCGACCACAAGGTGTTCCGGGACCAGCCCGGGGGGTTGTTGCTCAACCTGGACACCTGGGACCTGGCGAAGTCCGGCGCGGTGTTGATGTGCAGTGACTCCATCAACTTCTCCAGCCTGGGCCGGCCCTGTCCGGAGGACGGCGCGCCGGAAGTCACGCTGCGCACGGAGTCCGCCGGCCAGGACGCGCGGGACGACTGCCGGCTGGTGGGCCTGCTGCGCGAGTTCCATCCGGACCACCCCACCATTCCCCGGCTGCGGCAGGACGCGGTGGACGCGGAGCGCGCGCCCTTCACGGTGATGTATTTCGACTTCCCCGGCTACGACCCGAAGACGTGGATGGCGGCGTACAAGGGTGCGGTGGACGGCCAGCCCGCGCGCCGCTACCTGGGCACGGAGAAGGTGTACGCGCATCCGTTCATCCACGCGGTGAAGGGCACGCAGAAGGGGCCGCCCGGCTACGAGCTGCTCATCCAGTACTGGTTCTTCTATCCCTTCAACGCGGGCGGCAACAATCACGAGGGGGACTGGGAGCACATCGCGGTGGCCGTCTCTCCGCGCTCGGCGGTGGGGCGCACGCTGGCGGAAGCGGAGCTGCGACGCATCCTCCAGGGGGACTGGACCGCGGACGGCGCGGACCCGCTGGTGATGAAGCGCATCGAGTACTTCTTCCACCACAACAGCATGGTGTTCGACTTCGCCCGCCCCAATGCCTACCTGCCCCGCGAGCAATGGCAGGCGCAGCTGGACGCCCGGGGAGAGGACCGGCCCGGGGAGAAGAAGCTCCTCGCGCGCGTGCGCCGCTACGTCTGGGCGGACGAGGCGGAGACGGTCATCAACACGCACCCCATTGGTTGGATTGGCGCGGACTCCAAGGGATTGGAGCAGCTGCTGGCCTCTCCAGGACCGCACGCGCGGGAGTCACACGCCACGTACCCGGTGCCGGGCGTCTTCAAGAACATCGGCCCCGCGGGCTCCACGGAGGCGGTGCGGCAATTCTTCGACCACCAGGAGTACCTCACCCACCCGGACAAGCCGCTGCCGGAGGAGGTGGTGCGCTACGACCTGGCGTCGCGCATCGACCTGGTGCCGGATTGGGAGCGCGTCTACGACCTGGCGCTGGTGGACGGGCAGGTGCGGCGCGAGTGGTCCTGGCTCATCCTGCCCCTGCGCTGGGGCTTCCCCATGGCGAGGTCACCGCTATCGGGGCTGGTGGCGCACTCGGACATGGGCAACCTGTCCATCGTGGGGCCGGCCTTCAACGAGGGATGGAACCGCCCGGCGCCCAGCGCGGGGTTCGATTTGTACGTGCCCAGCGAGCTGCCGTGGTTCTTCCCGCTGGACGTCCAGGACGACTTCTCCAACAACCTGGGGTTCCTCAACGCGCCGGTGGCGTTGCTCATCACGCTGCCGCCGCTCGACTTCCTCTACCGGGTGGTGGGGTTGCCGGTGCGAGCGGTGGTGGAGAACCACCAGCCCGTCTACACGTCGCAGGAACGGCTGCCGCGCCGTCGCTTCACGGTGGAGGCGGGGGTGGGCGTGCAGTTGCTCGGTGACGACTTCACGGGGCTGCTGCTCAACGACCGGCAGCTGGACGAATGGTACGGGCAGCTCACGGCGTTGGATCCGGCCATCGCCGGCAACATCAACGACCCGGACCTGGTCCGGCCGGTGGTGAGTACCGCAGTGTCGGCGATGCTCAAGGTGAGCTTCTACCTGGGGGACAAGTTCACGTCGGAGAACACGCTGTTCCATTCGCGCAGCACGCTGGGATTGGACGTGCCGCTATCGGACGGGATGTCTGTCTTCCAGCTGAGGACGAAGCTCGACATGTGGGAGTACGCGGGGAGCCTCCGCTACAACTTCCTGCGAGGCGGCTTCCAGCCCTACGCGAAGGTGGGCTACGGGCTGACGTGGTACCGGTTGGAGGACGGCAGCATCAACGGGCAGGGGATGGCGAACCCGAACTCGTATTGGGTGCGTCGGCCGGGCTTCTTCCGCAACCTGTGGCCCAACACGCTGCACCTGGGAACGGGGGTGGACGTCATCCTGGTGAAGGACTTCATTCCAGGACTGCACGGCGTGGATGGAGGCCTGCGCGCGGGCTACATCCTGTCGCGCCACGAATTGGGCGTGAAGGACCTGACCGGCGACAACGGGCTGCAGGGCATCGTCGTGGAGCCGGTGCACGTGTATCGCAACACCTTCGAGTTGCTGGGCACGCTGAGCTTCTGACGGCCATGGTTCAGCCCCTGCGCGTGGTCCGGTAGGCCTGAGCGGGATGCTTGGGGTTATCGGGATGGGTCCGTTCGAGGAGACCCTCTTCGACCATGGCCTTGAGGTGCCGCTCCGTCAGCTTGTCCGGGTTGTAATGCAGCTCATAGGCAAGCTCCGCAGGGAGCCAGGGCCGAAGCGAGGTAAGCGCCATGATGGCCTCGCGCAGGGCTGCCTTTCTGGGTCGGGGACCTAGTTTTTCGATGATTTCACGCGCCTTCGCGTCGATTTCCTTTCGGACAGCGACCTCCCTCAATTCGTCCGGAGCACCCCCCAATCCGTCCGGAGCACCCCCCAATCCGTCCGGAGCACCCCCCAATCCGTCCGGAGCACCCCCCAATCCGTCGTCCGGAGCACCCCCCAATCCGTCCGGAGCACCCCCCAATCCGTCCGGAACCCCCCCTCGATCGGGCGCGAGCACCCCCCAATCCGCGGCCAGGGTCTGTCCCACATTCACCCGCAGCGTGACGACCACGGCGCCCGTGACCTCGGCGAACTCCGGGGCGGAGAGCCCGGCGGCACGGCACATCTCGGCGACGCGGTTCGTGCCCCGGCCCCATTTCTCGATGAGTCCGGCACGGTAGAAGACCTCCGCGATGATGGGATTGCGCTGCACCGACAGATGCGGACGTGTGAGCGATTCAGGCGTGATGCCTATCGGGTATCGCCCCGCGCTCCATATCTCCACGCGGTCGTCGAAGATGGCGAGCGATACCGCGCCACCCGCGATGCTGTAGTCCCGGTGGATGAAGGCGTTGACCAGGAGTTCGCGCATCGCATCTGGAGGGATGAGCGGACGGTCGACACGCTGCAGGCGGCCCGATTCGATGCGGCCAGCCAACGGGAAATGCCGCTGGCAGAACAGATCGGCTTCCTCGAGCAGCCGGAAGGCCGGTCCGCGCACGTTGCGTTGGTCGAGGAACTCGGTCTTGTCGGTGCCGCGAAACCGGGCCATCCGCAGCTCGCACTGGGGATGATGGGGAAGGAACGTCTTGCCAAAGAGCACGACCGCCGCGCGCAGGAGCCTGCCCTTGTGGCGTACGCCAAGGCGGTCGAGCAGCTCGGGCAGACCCCGTCCCACCGGTCCCACGAGCCGCCCGGCGGAGCGAGCCGCTTCGACAATGCGCATCACCTCCTGGCGGTCGAGCTCCTGGAGCGGAACCTCGTCGGCCTCCTGGTTCTCCCAGCGACGTCGGCTGTGCGCACGTTCCAGCAACAGCAGTTCATAGCGTTCCTGCGCCATCTTGCGGGTCGTGTTGCCCACCCGCTCATAGGCGCGGCCGTCGAAGGTGTACGGCACGGAATCGCTGATGCCGCCCACGGTGAGCACGAGGACGCTCCGCCCTGAAGCGACCTCCACGCTCTGGATGTGGAGGTCGAGCGGGGGCTCGAAGCGCTCCCGAGCGGTCGCGATGTCATGCAGGGTCTGTTCGCTCACCTGCTGGCCGATGAGCTCTCCGCCAGGCTTCACGCCCAGCAGCACCTGGCCTCCCTGTCCATTCGCGAAGGCGCAAAGCGTGTGCATCGCCTCACGCAATTCACCGGTCGAGCGCTTCAGTTCGAGTGTGACGGATTCTCCCCTGGCGGCGAGGTGGGCGAGGTCTGGAATCATGGCGGGCCCGTCTCTGCATCATCCGGGCCCGCCATATTCGATGCTGTTCCCTCCGGGCTGACGCCTCACCCGCGCGTGAGGCGTACGGACCGGGACCCTGCGTTCACGCGCGGAGACGGTGTGTCGCCGTGCGCCGGCGTCCGTCGACTACAGGCAGTCCACCAGGCCGTCGTAGATCGTCGTGCTGGTGCCGGGCAGCGTGGCGTAGAGGGGCGAGGTCCCGGAGAGCGCCGTCAGCAGCGAGGCCATCGTGGTGCCGCTGGCCAGCGGGCTCTGGCAGGTCCAGGTCTGCGTCTGCACGGAGAATCCACCCATGGACGGGTTGAGCTCCTCGTTGCTCGCGGCGAACACCCAGACGCACTGGCCAATGACACCCGTCCCGCTGTTGACGGAACACTGGAAGCGCAGCGACTGGATGTTGCTGTAGTCGCCCTCGCAGAACGTGTCTCCACAGATGTCGTCGAAGTTCTCCTTCAGGTTCGAGCGCAGCTCCAGCCACGACAGGTACTCCGGCTGGGGCGACAGGTACGACGTGGCGTCGACATAGCTGGACAGCGGCTGCGCCACGCCCAGTGGAGCGGACAGGGTCAATCCCAGCGTCGACAGCGCCAGCCACGAACGGATGTTCATCACGGAGCACCTTCCTGGAAATAACCGCCCCACGGACGGAACGGTCACCCGCAAGGCGACTCGGGTTTGACAGGAAGTTCAAGCAAACCTTCGTTCACAAAGATTTCGCGGTGATGTCTGATGAGCGCCCTCCCCTCAAGGAAAGGCCGGTTCCCCCATGCGGTCATCGCTGCGCCGTCTTCCCTCTGTCCTGAAGTTCACGGCCGTCACCACGGCGTTGATGTGGCTCTCCGCCTGCGGTGAGGGCGAGCTGGAAGAAGAGGAGCTGTTCGCGCAGGGCCGGCAGGCGCTGTTGAACGGCGTGGGTTCGTCCGCGGCGAGGGCGGCGCTGACGAAGCGGTGGGCGCCCATCCACTACCAGGACGTGGACGTCACGGGCTCGCATTCGCTGAGTGGCAAGTCCGACTTCATCACCCGCGTGGACTTCGATGGGGACTGGAGCGGGACGAACAACTGGGACAACACCGGCTCGCGAGCCCTCACCGCGCACGCCTACCAGTCCGTGGTGGAGACCTCCACGCACTGGTACCTGCTCTACACGTTCTTCCACCCGCGCGACTGGTCCGACTCCATCTTCGACACCGAGCACGAGAACGACGGCGAAGGCGTGCTGCTCATCGTGAAGCGCGACGGCAGTGAGTACGGCTCGCTCGTGGGCGCGGTGACGGTGGCGCACAAGGACTTCTACTCGTTCGTGCCGTCCGGCAGTCCGCTCGGGTCGGGGTCGGAGTCCATCGACGGCACGCTGTCCATGGCCTCCTTCGAGGGCGAGCTCCACCCCATCACCGCGCAGGAGGCCAAGGGCCACGGCCTCAAGGCGTGGCCGTACTACGACATCGTCGGAGACGGCGTGAAGTACTACCCGTCGCTCACGCTGGCGGAGCAGCCGTCGTCCGCCACGGACTCGGACGTGCGCTACAAGCTGCTCGACATCTTCAGCCCCACCGACGGCTTCTGGACGCGCCGCGACCTGACCACGCTGTTCTCTTCCGACGGGACGTTCCGGGGTGACACCAGCGGCGGCTGCGGGCTGGTGGCGGGCAACTGCGGCACCAACTCCGCGAACGCGCCCTGGGGCTGGGACGACCAGAACGACGGCCCCATCCTGCGAGGGGAGATCGCCAAGGACCCGGCGAAGCTGGCCGCGTACTACTTCAGCCCGTCGTCGCAGTTCTCCACGACGTACACGTTCAATCCCTTCCAGAACATCGGCAGTCCCAACCAGCCGTGAGTCCACGGCGGGGCCGTGCCTTCGCTGGGGAAGGCACGGCCCCGCCGTCAGGAGGCTACGGCTCCGTCCAGGGCGTGTGGCTGATGGGGCCCTTGATGACCGTGAACGACCGGGAGGTGTAGGCGCCCAGGTTCACCCAGCCGAACCCGTCAATGACTCGCGAGGGCACGTTCAGGGCGAGGGTCACGTTCGCCACGTCGCAGTTGCCCAGGATGTGGCCCACGCGGATGGCCTTGTTGGCGGACGTCCGCGTCTTGGAGACGAGCGTCGGCGCCGGGGTGACGGTGCCGTCCTGCGCGAGCAGCGGGATGTTCCCGCCCCCGCCGGACACGCGCAGGCTGTAGGAGCCCGAGCCCTGGGGCTGCCACGCCAACGAAGTCCAGCTCCACCAGGTCATCCTTGGTCACGTACGCCAGGCAGCCGCACTCCAGGACGGGGTAGACGCCGGCCGCGGGAGGCGTGGTGCTGGAGCCCACGCGCGGCAGCTCCAGGCGCACGCCGCAGCGCGTGTTGTCCACGAACAGCAGCCGCGAGAAGCCGCCACAGCGTTGTCCCGACGCAAGTGGCAGGCCTCCAGGACATCATGTCACTGGGGGCAGGCTCCGCTCACATGTTGGCGCTGGGCGCTGACGGTTCGGTCTGGGCCTGGGGCCGCAACAGCTTGGGGCAATTGGGGGATGACACCACGACGAACCGCTCCATCCCCGTTCAGGTGCTGGGGCTCTCGGACGTGGTGGCCCTGGATGGAGGCGGAAACTTCTCGGTGGCGCTGCGGTCCGATGGCTCGGTCTGGGCCTGGGGCGATAACTGGATCGGACAGCTGGGGGACGGCACCACGGTCTCCCGTTCCTCACCCGTCCAGGTCCTGGGTTTGACGGACGTCGTGGCCGTGGCGGCGGCGGACTATCACGCGCTGGCGCTCCGGTCGGATGGAACCGTCTGGGGTTGGGGATACAATTACTCAGGCCAACTGGGGGATGACAGCATTTCCTTCCGCCCCACCCCCGCGCGGATTGAAGGCCTGACGGAGGTGATGGCGCTGAGCGCCGACGGTCTTCATTCCCTGGCGCTGCGTCTGGATGGCACGGTCCAGGCGTGGGGGGACATCCATGGCGAGTATCTGTCGGGAGGCCCCTCGGTCATCCAGTACTTTCCCACCCCGGTGCCTGGCCTGACGAACGTGGTGACGCTGGTGGCGGGAGGGCACCATGCCCTGGTGCTTCGCTCGGACGGAACCGTCTGGGGCTGGGGTCTCAACAACAACGGGCAGCTGGGCGATGGCACCCGGTTCGAGCGCCCTGCTCCCGTCCGGTCGACCGGGCTCCTGGGCACGGCCCTGCTTGCCGCGGGGAAGTATCATTCCCTGGCGCTGCGCACGAGCGGGAGCGTGAGTGGCTGGGGTTCGAACTACATGGGTGCGGTGGGGGACGGGACGGCGCGAATCATTGCCCGTCCCGTCCGGGTGCCTTGAGGATGTTTCAGCGCACCCAGCTCACGTTGCTGTAGGCCTTGGCGCCGTCCGCGCGCTCCGTGTTCGTCAGCGGCGCGTAGACGCGCGTGCTGATGGTGTTGGCCGCGGTGTCGACCTCCACGAGCCGCGTCGGGTTCGTGGTGCCATCGTGGAACGTGTTGAGCATCTGGTAGATGGTGTTGCCGTTCACGCCGGTGTCGGTGCGGTAGGCGGCGTTGCCCACGTGGCCGGAGAAGACGAAGCGCACGTTGGCGTACTGTTTGATGAGGTTGTCGAACACGTACTGGGGGCTGTTGTTGCCGTAGCCACCGTTCGACTGCTCGATGCCGCCGCTGCCGTTCAGGTGCGAGTGGGTGATGATGATGACGTTGTGCTGGGGGAACTGGGCCAGCACGGTCTTCGCCCAGTTCACGGCGTTCGTGCGAGCCCACAGCTCCAGGTTCAACACCAGCCAGTTCAGGCCGCCCGCGTTGAACGTGTGGTAGGCGTTGTCGCACTTGCCGGATTCGAACACGCCGCCCAGGGCCTTGAAGCGGGACAGGGGGAAGTAGGTGTTGAAGGTGGCGGTGTTGCGCAGGTTGGCGTTGACGTTGCCGGGGCACGCGCTGCCGCCCTGGCACACGGCCGCCGTGTCGTGGTTGCCCAGGGCGATGGCGTAGGGAATCTGGGCGGTGTCGAGCACCTGGTAGGAATCACTGGCGCGCTGGTAGTGGAGGTGGTCGGGCGTGTCCCAGTCCATCAGGTCGCCGGTGTGCAGCACGAAGCGGATGTCCTGGGCCGTCTTGTTGTCGGCGATCCACTGCATGCGCTGGGTGAGCCGGGTGGGGGCGTAGACCGTCTCCTGCTGCGTGTCGGGGATGACGACGAAGGTGAACTTCGTGTCCACCGTGGTGGGCGCGGCGTAGAACTGGATGCCTTCGTTGGTCCAGCCCGCGGTGGTGAGCGCGTCGCGCTCCGCCTGGGTGACGGCGTGGCGGTGTTTCTTCAGGCCCGGGTTGTCGAAGCGGTAGACGGGCACGAGGCACGCGTCCGCCGTCTTGGACGCATAGAAGCCCACGCCCTCGTCGGTGGTGAAGCCGGAGGCGATGAGGTTCGAGCGCTCGGTGGCGTCGATGGTGACGATGTGTTCACCCCGGCTGGGGCTGTAGAGCCGGTAGACGGGGGACAGGCCGGTGCCGGAGGACTTCGCGGCCTTGAAGGGCGTGCCCCGGTCGTCGGTGTAGCCGTAGGTGGTGGCCGCGTTGGCGGCCTCGTTCGCATTGAGGGTGAGGAGGCTGTCGCCCGTGGCCGGACGCACCCGGTGATACACGGGGCCGCTGAACGCGGCGCAGTCCAGCGCCGCCGTGGTGCTGCCCAGGTCCTGCGCGGGCAGTTGCTGGGATTCAGGTGCCTCGCCAGGGCCGCAGGCGGACAGCACGCCGGTCAGGGTCAGGGCCGCGAGGAGGGAAGAAGGCTTCAAGATGTGCTCCCAGTGAAGTCAAGATGTTCAAGTTAAAAATGAATTACTTGGATGCGTATAGCATTGGTGGAGGGGCCGGAGAAGGCACCTGTCGTGGAGTGTCGCGAGTGCCACAGGGGCAGGATCGGATGAATGCGAGCAAGGCCGGGGTATGGGGGTTGCTGGTCGTGCTGCTCACGGGCTGCGCCAGCGGGCCCACGGTGCGGTTGCGTACGGAGCAGGAGACGCGGACCTACGCCCCGGCCACGTGGGACAAGCGGGTGCCGGTCAGCGCTCGGGAGTTCGAGGAGGCGCTGGCGCGTCTGGTGCTGGAGGTGCCGCTGACGGTTCGGTCACCGAGGGTGGTGCGCGCGGTCGCGAAGAAGGGAGCGCAGCTGGACCTGGGGTTCGGGTTCATGCTGCGGGACGGGTACGGACGGTGGTGCCGGGCGCATGAGGCTCCGGGAGATTGTTTGTCCTTGCTGGAGGACGGCGCGGGTTTCGGTGAGTTGGACCGGCTGACGCTCGCGGTGGGCATGTCGCTGGACCCCTTGCGTGCGAGCATTGGCGCGGCGCTTCAGGACACGCTGAATCCCGAGTTCTTCGTGTCCGTGGTTTCGGGAGCGATTGCGTCCTGGGTGGTGTTGGCCGCGGCGCCGGAGCCCGTGTTCACCAAGGCGGCGGCGGTGATTGCCGCCG
This DNA window, taken from Corallococcus exiguus, encodes the following:
- a CDS encoding metallophosphoesterase, translated to MKPSSLLAALTLTGVLSACGPGEAPESQQLPAQDLGSTTAALDCAAFSGPVYHRVRPATGDSLLTLNANEAANAATTYGYTDDRGTPFKAAKSSGTGLSPVYRLYSPSRGEHIVTIDATERSNLIASGFTTDEGVGFYASKTADACLVPVYRFDNPGLKKHRHAVTQAERDALTTAGWTNEGIQFYAAPTTVDTKFTFVVIPDTQQETVYAPTRLTQRMQWIADNKTAQDIRFVLHTGDLMDWDTPDHLHYQRASDSYQVLDTAQIPYAIALGNHDTAAVCQGGSACPGNVNANLRNTATFNTYFPLSRFKALGGVFESGKCDNAYHTFNAGGLNWLVLNLELWARTNAVNWAKTVLAQFPQHNVIIITHSHLNGSGGIEQSNGGYGNNSPQYVFDNLIKQYANVRFVFSGHVGNAAYRTDTGVNGNTIYQMLNTFHDGTTNPTRLVEVDTAANTISTRVYAPLTNTERADGAKAYSNVSWVR